One part of the Coleofasciculus sp. FACHB-T130 genome encodes these proteins:
- a CDS encoding peptidoglycan-binding protein: MQAPINTQANANIQTNKPVLQRGSQGASVEELQRLLTRWGTYNGDIDGIFDIVVENAVKSYQHRVFLKEDGIVGNLTWQALYKGAPVNMPVLQKGSKGQIVVTLQRLLQTTGDFTAATSPNFGPATDAAVRSFQKRSGLIADGIVGDRTWHALSKIPH, translated from the coding sequence ATGCAAGCTCCAATTAATACTCAAGCAAATGCTAACATCCAGACCAACAAACCTGTACTTCAGCGCGGTTCCCAAGGAGCATCGGTTGAAGAACTGCAAAGACTTTTAACTCGCTGGGGAACTTATAACGGTGACATTGATGGAATCTTCGATATCGTCGTTGAAAATGCAGTGAAATCTTACCAGCACCGCGTCTTTTTGAAAGAAGATGGAATCGTGGGAAATCTAACTTGGCAGGCGCTTTACAAGGGTGCGCCCGTCAATATGCCGGTGCTGCAAAAAGGTAGCAAAGGTCAAATCGTAGTCACGCTTCAGCGTCTTTTACAGACAACTGGCGATTTTACTGCTGCAACTAGCCCAAACTTCGGCCCAGCAACAGATGCAGCGGTGCGCTCTTTCCAAAAGCGCTCTGGTTTAATAGCGGATGGAATTGTTGGCGATCGCACTTGGCACGCTTTGAGTAAGATTCCTCACTAA
- a CDS encoding PAS domain-containing protein — protein MPEYLEAIRECCRDEAAFEKLKQILADGEIETIQKTTDKLRQQESRFQRMVANIPGMIYQYLRCPDGRESIVCASSGYQELFELEPENIQANFQLLKDLIHPDDLKGYEESVDISAATLQPWAWEGRIITPTGKIKWVQCASRPEKQANGDILWDGLLMEVTERKRAEASLERERRLFIRGPVTVFRWVAQENRPVEYVSPNISQWGYQPDDFISGRVTYGSVIHPDDLAQVEAQTQAYDAAGLNFQEQDYRLIRSDGEVRWVYEFTSVVRNDQGNITHYEGYILDITKRKEAEVQLQAAGERDRASICALSAARLLGEIALRIRRSLDLDQILNNTVREVRQFLQADRVFIAHLDANSQGKVVAESVAPDCRSILGWVTSDRYLRELKSFFKQGQVQAIDDTEKVVKSRFHTAYYAQYQIKASLCVPILVGNEFFGMLIANQCSGSRHWQQFEIELLCSLATQVAIAIQQAQLYEQVSTLNTCLERTVEERTAQLQQVVAELQEMNQLKDVVLHTVSHELRTSVIGTVMVLKNLLNQPSEKITLSRSIVERMIQGNDRQLGMINSLLETHSSEEEGIVLHRESVQIKTLFTKILQDLEPMLSQNQATLTNLVSADLPLVIVDPAQLQRVLENLFNHILKHNPPKLSLQLSATVETQKLRCTLQDNGSGMSQQECDRLFDLYIRDPRSSCSTGTGLKLYLCKQIITAHGGEIGANSSPGLGTTLWFTLPLNRVAS, from the coding sequence ATGCCTGAATATCTAGAAGCCATCCGGGAGTGTTGTCGGGACGAAGCCGCCTTTGAAAAGCTCAAACAAATTCTGGCTGACGGCGAGATTGAAACGATTCAGAAAACGACAGACAAGCTCAGACAGCAAGAGTCAAGATTTCAAAGAATGGTTGCCAACATACCGGGCATGATTTACCAGTACCTGCGGTGCCCGGATGGTCGTGAGTCCATCGTCTGTGCCAGTTCCGGCTACCAAGAATTGTTTGAGTTAGAACCAGAAAATATTCAGGCGAATTTTCAACTGCTTAAGGATTTAATTCATCCCGACGATCTCAAAGGGTATGAAGAATCTGTAGATATTTCTGCCGCCACACTACAACCTTGGGCTTGGGAAGGTCGCATCATCACGCCTACTGGCAAAATTAAGTGGGTACAATGCGCCTCCCGTCCGGAAAAGCAGGCGAACGGTGATATTCTCTGGGATGGCTTGCTGATGGAAGTGACAGAACGCAAGCGAGCCGAAGCATCACTAGAGCGAGAACGCAGATTATTTATCAGAGGGCCGGTTACGGTCTTCCGCTGGGTTGCCCAAGAAAATCGACCCGTGGAATACGTCTCGCCCAACATCAGTCAGTGGGGCTATCAACCGGATGACTTTATTAGTGGCAGGGTGACGTATGGTAGCGTTATTCATCCCGATGACCTAGCTCAAGTCGAGGCTCAGACTCAAGCCTATGATGCGGCTGGCTTAAATTTTCAGGAACAGGACTATCGCCTGATTCGCTCTGATGGTGAGGTGCGATGGGTTTATGAATTCACCAGCGTTGTCCGCAATGACCAAGGGAACATCACCCACTACGAAGGATATATTCTCGATATCACCAAGCGAAAGGAAGCGGAAGTCCAACTCCAGGCTGCGGGAGAACGCGATCGCGCTAGCATCTGCGCTCTGAGTGCGGCTCGCTTACTAGGAGAGATTGCGCTGAGAATTCGGCGCTCGCTGGATCTCGATCAAATTCTCAACAACACCGTTCGGGAAGTTCGGCAATTTCTGCAAGCTGACCGGGTTTTTATTGCTCACTTAGATGCCAATTCTCAAGGCAAAGTTGTAGCAGAATCGGTGGCACCGGATTGTCGATCGATTCTCGGCTGGGTGACGAGTGACCGTTACCTCAGAGAACTTAAATCTTTCTTTAAACAAGGTCAGGTTCAGGCAATTGATGATACAGAGAAAGTCGTTAAATCTCGCTTTCATACTGCCTACTACGCTCAATATCAAATTAAAGCCAGTTTATGCGTTCCTATTCTGGTGGGAAATGAGTTTTTTGGAATGTTGATCGCCAATCAATGCAGCGGATCGCGTCATTGGCAGCAGTTTGAAATTGAATTGCTCTGTTCGCTAGCAACCCAAGTCGCGATCGCTATCCAACAAGCACAACTTTACGAACAAGTATCCACTCTGAATACCTGTCTAGAGCGCACTGTCGAGGAGCGCACTGCCCAGTTACAGCAGGTAGTGGCAGAACTCCAAGAAATGAACCAACTCAAGGACGTTGTTTTACATACAGTTTCCCACGAACTCCGGACTTCGGTAATTGGAACTGTGATGGTGCTAAAAAATTTGCTCAATCAGCCATCGGAAAAAATCACTCTTTCTCGCTCAATTGTCGAGCGCATGATTCAAGGGAACGATCGGCAATTGGGAATGATTAATTCCTTGTTAGAAACTCACTCTAGCGAGGAAGAGGGCATTGTCCTCCATCGCGAGTCTGTTCAAATAAAGACTCTGTTTACAAAGATTCTCCAAGACTTAGAGCCAATGCTGTCGCAAAATCAAGCGACACTAACGAATCTCGTTTCCGCTGATTTACCCTTGGTTATAGTCGATCCGGCTCAGTTACAGCGAGTTTTAGAAAACTTATTCAACCATATTTTGAAGCATAATCCCCCTAAACTGAGCCTACAGCTGAGCGCCACCGTTGAGACTCAAAAACTGCGCTGTACGCTTCAGGATAACGGTAGCGGGATGAGCCAACAAGAGTGCGATCGCTTATTCGATCTTTATATCCGCGATCCCAGATCCAGTTGCTCAACTGGCACTGGTTTGAAATTGTATCTTTGCAAGCAAATTATCACAGCCCACGGCGGGGAAATTGGGGCGAATAGCAGTCCTGGATTGGGGACAACGTTATGGTTTACATTACCCCTAAATCGGGTTGCTTCTTAA